Proteins from one Pygocentrus nattereri isolate fPygNat1 chromosome 16, fPygNat1.pri, whole genome shotgun sequence genomic window:
- the rap1gap2b gene encoding rap1 GTPase-activating protein 2b isoform X2 yields the protein MSELRSRVRCRRAGIRAAAALIGLLHRSRRQRERERLRARDGQWKQELLTINNVPLADCPPSPPRTAPPAMKTAQFFDSLEKMEQVSEVDEMRPGPQRVKDDYIPYPSIEQVLQQGAPYPQVILPQFGGYWIEDPEASAITPNTWENSCNYEEDGEGTNPGGEFGYRLESNYAIRAYRKHFLGREHLNFYCTASNHGNLILSLRQEETKDQEYLHIILRTPSKTIYDRISLAGLTELPSVPQLAKLLCEDIVGLRFSPVLYPRGSQLIVSYDEHEVNNTFKFGVIYQKFGQTSEEELFGNSEETPAFTEFLQVLGDCIELQDFKGFRGGLDVCHGQTGSQSVYTVFRGQELMFHVSTKLPYTEGDTQQLQRKRHIGNDIVAAVFQEEATPFVPDMIASNFLHAYILVQVENPCTDSTTYKVSVTARDDVPQFGPPLPNPPVFKKGPEFREFLLTKLINAELACYRSDRFAKLEERTRTALLDNLHNELHKQTQAMLGHAVSSEEERMENGGHGGILESIKRAMRVRSHSMDTMVGSQKHSRSSAGGGVPTSLSGAGLTHSSAECNKISSPVSSTTKSPLKSPVKRRSGLFPRLHTSMDGQSDRSTRSVLCDQRSLDSGHLSQEVRSETSSNPSSPEICLSKDRPSLKLKECSGRPVISRSSSSTSSFSSAAGDTDTLEEGDPNNLQVSPTFSPVCGPSLSVDSQNVGTPVIMCRSPTEFKNRNSPRSNLKFRFDKLSNTTAGH from the exons ATGTCTGAGTTGAGGTCCAGAGTGCGCTGTAGGAGAGCTGGCATCCGGGCAGCTGCTGCGCTCATTGGACTCCTCCACCGCTCCcgcagacagagggagagggagagactgcgagccagggaTGGCCAGTG GAAGCAAGAGCTGCTGACTATCAACAATGTGCCTCTGGCAGACTGCCCACCTTCTCCCCCAAGAACCGCCCCACCCGCCATGAAG ACTGCACAGTTCTTTGATTCACTAGAAAAGATGGAG CAGGTGTCAGAGGTGGATGAGATGAGGCCAGGCCCACAGAGAGTGAAG GATGATTATATTCCATATCCAAGTATAGAACAG GTACTGCAGCAAGGTGCACCATATCCTCAGGTGATCCTTCCACAGTTTGGGGGTTACTGGATAGAAGACCCTGAAGCCTCGGCCATCACCCCAAACACATGGGAGAACAGTTGCAATTATGAGGAGGATGGAGAAGGAACGAATCCAGGTGGCGAATTTGGATACCGGCTGGAAAGTAACTACGCCATACGAGCCTACCGCAAGCACTTTCTGGGCAGA GAACACCTCAACTTCTACTGCACAGCCAGTAACCATGGCAACCTCATACTGTCCCTCCGCCAAGAGGAGACAAAGGATCAGGAGTATCTGCACATCATACTGAG GACACCATCAAAGACTATTTATGACAGGATTTCTCTCGCAGGTCTGACCGAGCTACCCAGTGTCCCTCAGTTAGCCAAG TTGCTTTGTGAAGATATTGTTGGCCTGAGATTCAGTCCTGTGTTGTACCCAAGG GGTTCTCAGTTGATAGTGAGCTATGATGAGCATGAGGTTAACAACACGTTCAAGTTTGGTGTCATCTACCAGAAGTTTGGTCAG ACTTCAGAAGAGGAACTGTTTGGAAACAGTGAGGAAACGCCAGCCTTCACAGAGTTTCTCCAAGTGCTGGGAGACTGTATAGAGCTGCAGGATTTTAAAGG GTTCCGAGGTGGTCTAGATGTCTGTCATGGGCAGACAGGTTCTCAGTCTGTTTACACCGTTTTCAGAGGACAGGAGTTGATGTTCCATGTCTCTACCAAGCTGCCCTACACAGAAGGAGACACACAACAG CTTCAAAGAAAGAGACACATAGGAAATGACATTGTGGCAGCAGTTTTCCAAGAGGAGGCCACACCATTTGTTCCTGACATGATCGCCTCAAACTTCCTCCATGCCTACATCCTGGTTCAAGTGGAGAATCCTTGTACAGACAGCACTACCTACAAG GTGTCTGTCACAGCGCGAGATGATGTGCCACAGTTTGGCCCTCCCCTCCCAAATCCACCAGTCTTCAAAAAG GGTCCAGAATTTCGAGAGTTTCTGCTGACCAAGCTGATCAATGCTGAGCTGGCCTGCTACCGGTCAGACCGATTTGCCAAGCTTGAG GAGAGGACGCGAACAGCATTGCTGGATAACCTTCATAATGAATTGCACAAACAGACTCAGGCCATGCTGGGTCATGCAGTGAGCAGTGAGGAGGAGCGCATGGAGAATGGTGGACATGGAGGAATACTGGAGTCTATCAAG CGGGCAATGCGTGTGCGCAGTCACTCCATGGACACGATGGTGGGCTCTCAAAAACACAGCCGCTCCTCCGCAGGGGGAGGAGTGCCCACCAGTCTAAGTGGAGCGGGCCTCACCCATAGCAGTGCTGAGTGCAATAAAATCTCG TCCCCAGTATCATCTACCACTAAATCTCCTCTGAAGAGTCCAGTCAAAAGACGCTCTGGTCTTTTCCCCCGACTTCACACCAGCATGGATGGGCAGTCCGATCGCTCAACACGAAG TGTGCTGTGTGATCAGAGGAGTCTGGACAGCGGGCATCTCTCGCAGGAGGTCAGGTCAGAGACATCCTCAAACCCGAGCTCTCCAGAGATCTGCTTGAGTAAAGATAG GCCATCTCTGAAACTGAAGGAGTGTAGTGGAAGGCCAGTTATTTCCCGCTCGTCCTCCAGCACCAGTAGCttcagcagcgctgctggagatACAGACACACTAGAGGAAGGAGACCCT aaTAATCTCCAAGTTTCTCCAACGTTCTCACCTGTGTGTGGTCCCTCTCTGAGTGTGGACAGTCAGAATGTAGGAACTCCTGTTATTATGTGCCGCAGTCCAACAG AATTCAAGAATAGGAATTCCCCCAGATCCAATCTGAAGTTCCGCTTCGACAAGCTGAGCAACACAACAGCT GGGCACTAA
- the rap1gap2b gene encoding rap1 GTPase-activating protein 2b isoform X3 — MSELRSRVRCRRAGIRAAAALIGLLHRSRRQRERERLRARDGQWKQELLTINNVPLADCPPSPPRTAPPAMKTAQFFDSLEKMEDDYIPYPSIEQVLQQGAPYPQVILPQFGGYWIEDPEASAITPNTWENSCNYEEDGEGTNPGGEFGYRLESNYAIRAYRKHFLGREHLNFYCTASNHGNLILSLRQEETKDQEYLHIILRTPSKTIYDRISLAGLTELPSVPQLAKLLCEDIVGLRFSPVLYPRGSQLIVSYDEHEVNNTFKFGVIYQKFGQTSEEELFGNSEETPAFTEFLQVLGDCIELQDFKGFRGGLDVCHGQTGSQSVYTVFRGQELMFHVSTKLPYTEGDTQQLQRKRHIGNDIVAAVFQEEATPFVPDMIASNFLHAYILVQVENPCTDSTTYKVSVTARDDVPQFGPPLPNPPVFKKGPEFREFLLTKLINAELACYRSDRFAKLEERTRTALLDNLHNELHKQTQAMLGHAVSSEEERMENGGHGGILESIKRAMRVRSHSMDTMVGSQKHSRSSAGGGVPTSLSGAGLTHSSAECNKISSPVSSTTKSPLKSPVKRRSGLFPRLHTSMDGQSDRSTRSVLCDQRSLDSGHLSQEVRSETSSNPSSPEICLSKDRPSLKLKECSGRPVISRSSSSTSSFSSAAGDTDTLEEGDPNNLQVSPTFSPVCGPSLSVDSQNVGTPVIMCRSPTEFKNRNSPRSNLKFRFDKLSNTTAQGH, encoded by the exons ATGTCTGAGTTGAGGTCCAGAGTGCGCTGTAGGAGAGCTGGCATCCGGGCAGCTGCTGCGCTCATTGGACTCCTCCACCGCTCCcgcagacagagggagagggagagactgcgagccagggaTGGCCAGTG GAAGCAAGAGCTGCTGACTATCAACAATGTGCCTCTGGCAGACTGCCCACCTTCTCCCCCAAGAACCGCCCCACCCGCCATGAAG ACTGCACAGTTCTTTGATTCACTAGAAAAGATGGAG GATGATTATATTCCATATCCAAGTATAGAACAG GTACTGCAGCAAGGTGCACCATATCCTCAGGTGATCCTTCCACAGTTTGGGGGTTACTGGATAGAAGACCCTGAAGCCTCGGCCATCACCCCAAACACATGGGAGAACAGTTGCAATTATGAGGAGGATGGAGAAGGAACGAATCCAGGTGGCGAATTTGGATACCGGCTGGAAAGTAACTACGCCATACGAGCCTACCGCAAGCACTTTCTGGGCAGA GAACACCTCAACTTCTACTGCACAGCCAGTAACCATGGCAACCTCATACTGTCCCTCCGCCAAGAGGAGACAAAGGATCAGGAGTATCTGCACATCATACTGAG GACACCATCAAAGACTATTTATGACAGGATTTCTCTCGCAGGTCTGACCGAGCTACCCAGTGTCCCTCAGTTAGCCAAG TTGCTTTGTGAAGATATTGTTGGCCTGAGATTCAGTCCTGTGTTGTACCCAAGG GGTTCTCAGTTGATAGTGAGCTATGATGAGCATGAGGTTAACAACACGTTCAAGTTTGGTGTCATCTACCAGAAGTTTGGTCAG ACTTCAGAAGAGGAACTGTTTGGAAACAGTGAGGAAACGCCAGCCTTCACAGAGTTTCTCCAAGTGCTGGGAGACTGTATAGAGCTGCAGGATTTTAAAGG GTTCCGAGGTGGTCTAGATGTCTGTCATGGGCAGACAGGTTCTCAGTCTGTTTACACCGTTTTCAGAGGACAGGAGTTGATGTTCCATGTCTCTACCAAGCTGCCCTACACAGAAGGAGACACACAACAG CTTCAAAGAAAGAGACACATAGGAAATGACATTGTGGCAGCAGTTTTCCAAGAGGAGGCCACACCATTTGTTCCTGACATGATCGCCTCAAACTTCCTCCATGCCTACATCCTGGTTCAAGTGGAGAATCCTTGTACAGACAGCACTACCTACAAG GTGTCTGTCACAGCGCGAGATGATGTGCCACAGTTTGGCCCTCCCCTCCCAAATCCACCAGTCTTCAAAAAG GGTCCAGAATTTCGAGAGTTTCTGCTGACCAAGCTGATCAATGCTGAGCTGGCCTGCTACCGGTCAGACCGATTTGCCAAGCTTGAG GAGAGGACGCGAACAGCATTGCTGGATAACCTTCATAATGAATTGCACAAACAGACTCAGGCCATGCTGGGTCATGCAGTGAGCAGTGAGGAGGAGCGCATGGAGAATGGTGGACATGGAGGAATACTGGAGTCTATCAAG CGGGCAATGCGTGTGCGCAGTCACTCCATGGACACGATGGTGGGCTCTCAAAAACACAGCCGCTCCTCCGCAGGGGGAGGAGTGCCCACCAGTCTAAGTGGAGCGGGCCTCACCCATAGCAGTGCTGAGTGCAATAAAATCTCG TCCCCAGTATCATCTACCACTAAATCTCCTCTGAAGAGTCCAGTCAAAAGACGCTCTGGTCTTTTCCCCCGACTTCACACCAGCATGGATGGGCAGTCCGATCGCTCAACACGAAG TGTGCTGTGTGATCAGAGGAGTCTGGACAGCGGGCATCTCTCGCAGGAGGTCAGGTCAGAGACATCCTCAAACCCGAGCTCTCCAGAGATCTGCTTGAGTAAAGATAG GCCATCTCTGAAACTGAAGGAGTGTAGTGGAAGGCCAGTTATTTCCCGCTCGTCCTCCAGCACCAGTAGCttcagcagcgctgctggagatACAGACACACTAGAGGAAGGAGACCCT aaTAATCTCCAAGTTTCTCCAACGTTCTCACCTGTGTGTGGTCCCTCTCTGAGTGTGGACAGTCAGAATGTAGGAACTCCTGTTATTATGTGCCGCAGTCCAACAG AATTCAAGAATAGGAATTCCCCCAGATCCAATCTGAAGTTCCGCTTCGACAAGCTGAGCAACACAACAGCT CAGGGGCACTAA
- the rap1gap2b gene encoding rap1 GTPase-activating protein 2b isoform X1 has translation MSELRSRVRCRRAGIRAAAALIGLLHRSRRQRERERLRARDGQWKQELLTINNVPLADCPPSPPRTAPPAMKTAQFFDSLEKMEQVSEVDEMRPGPQRVKDDYIPYPSIEQVLQQGAPYPQVILPQFGGYWIEDPEASAITPNTWENSCNYEEDGEGTNPGGEFGYRLESNYAIRAYRKHFLGREHLNFYCTASNHGNLILSLRQEETKDQEYLHIILRTPSKTIYDRISLAGLTELPSVPQLAKLLCEDIVGLRFSPVLYPRGSQLIVSYDEHEVNNTFKFGVIYQKFGQTSEEELFGNSEETPAFTEFLQVLGDCIELQDFKGFRGGLDVCHGQTGSQSVYTVFRGQELMFHVSTKLPYTEGDTQQLQRKRHIGNDIVAAVFQEEATPFVPDMIASNFLHAYILVQVENPCTDSTTYKVSVTARDDVPQFGPPLPNPPVFKKGPEFREFLLTKLINAELACYRSDRFAKLEERTRTALLDNLHNELHKQTQAMLGHAVSSEEERMENGGHGGILESIKRAMRVRSHSMDTMVGSQKHSRSSAGGGVPTSLSGAGLTHSSAECNKISSPVSSTTKSPLKSPVKRRSGLFPRLHTSMDGQSDRSTRSVLCDQRSLDSGHLSQEVRSETSSNPSSPEICLSKDRPSLKLKECSGRPVISRSSSSTSSFSSAAGDTDTLEEGDPNNLQVSPTFSPVCGPSLSVDSQNVGTPVIMCRSPTEFKNRNSPRSNLKFRFDKLSNTTAQGH, from the exons ATGTCTGAGTTGAGGTCCAGAGTGCGCTGTAGGAGAGCTGGCATCCGGGCAGCTGCTGCGCTCATTGGACTCCTCCACCGCTCCcgcagacagagggagagggagagactgcgagccagggaTGGCCAGTG GAAGCAAGAGCTGCTGACTATCAACAATGTGCCTCTGGCAGACTGCCCACCTTCTCCCCCAAGAACCGCCCCACCCGCCATGAAG ACTGCACAGTTCTTTGATTCACTAGAAAAGATGGAG CAGGTGTCAGAGGTGGATGAGATGAGGCCAGGCCCACAGAGAGTGAAG GATGATTATATTCCATATCCAAGTATAGAACAG GTACTGCAGCAAGGTGCACCATATCCTCAGGTGATCCTTCCACAGTTTGGGGGTTACTGGATAGAAGACCCTGAAGCCTCGGCCATCACCCCAAACACATGGGAGAACAGTTGCAATTATGAGGAGGATGGAGAAGGAACGAATCCAGGTGGCGAATTTGGATACCGGCTGGAAAGTAACTACGCCATACGAGCCTACCGCAAGCACTTTCTGGGCAGA GAACACCTCAACTTCTACTGCACAGCCAGTAACCATGGCAACCTCATACTGTCCCTCCGCCAAGAGGAGACAAAGGATCAGGAGTATCTGCACATCATACTGAG GACACCATCAAAGACTATTTATGACAGGATTTCTCTCGCAGGTCTGACCGAGCTACCCAGTGTCCCTCAGTTAGCCAAG TTGCTTTGTGAAGATATTGTTGGCCTGAGATTCAGTCCTGTGTTGTACCCAAGG GGTTCTCAGTTGATAGTGAGCTATGATGAGCATGAGGTTAACAACACGTTCAAGTTTGGTGTCATCTACCAGAAGTTTGGTCAG ACTTCAGAAGAGGAACTGTTTGGAAACAGTGAGGAAACGCCAGCCTTCACAGAGTTTCTCCAAGTGCTGGGAGACTGTATAGAGCTGCAGGATTTTAAAGG GTTCCGAGGTGGTCTAGATGTCTGTCATGGGCAGACAGGTTCTCAGTCTGTTTACACCGTTTTCAGAGGACAGGAGTTGATGTTCCATGTCTCTACCAAGCTGCCCTACACAGAAGGAGACACACAACAG CTTCAAAGAAAGAGACACATAGGAAATGACATTGTGGCAGCAGTTTTCCAAGAGGAGGCCACACCATTTGTTCCTGACATGATCGCCTCAAACTTCCTCCATGCCTACATCCTGGTTCAAGTGGAGAATCCTTGTACAGACAGCACTACCTACAAG GTGTCTGTCACAGCGCGAGATGATGTGCCACAGTTTGGCCCTCCCCTCCCAAATCCACCAGTCTTCAAAAAG GGTCCAGAATTTCGAGAGTTTCTGCTGACCAAGCTGATCAATGCTGAGCTGGCCTGCTACCGGTCAGACCGATTTGCCAAGCTTGAG GAGAGGACGCGAACAGCATTGCTGGATAACCTTCATAATGAATTGCACAAACAGACTCAGGCCATGCTGGGTCATGCAGTGAGCAGTGAGGAGGAGCGCATGGAGAATGGTGGACATGGAGGAATACTGGAGTCTATCAAG CGGGCAATGCGTGTGCGCAGTCACTCCATGGACACGATGGTGGGCTCTCAAAAACACAGCCGCTCCTCCGCAGGGGGAGGAGTGCCCACCAGTCTAAGTGGAGCGGGCCTCACCCATAGCAGTGCTGAGTGCAATAAAATCTCG TCCCCAGTATCATCTACCACTAAATCTCCTCTGAAGAGTCCAGTCAAAAGACGCTCTGGTCTTTTCCCCCGACTTCACACCAGCATGGATGGGCAGTCCGATCGCTCAACACGAAG TGTGCTGTGTGATCAGAGGAGTCTGGACAGCGGGCATCTCTCGCAGGAGGTCAGGTCAGAGACATCCTCAAACCCGAGCTCTCCAGAGATCTGCTTGAGTAAAGATAG GCCATCTCTGAAACTGAAGGAGTGTAGTGGAAGGCCAGTTATTTCCCGCTCGTCCTCCAGCACCAGTAGCttcagcagcgctgctggagatACAGACACACTAGAGGAAGGAGACCCT aaTAATCTCCAAGTTTCTCCAACGTTCTCACCTGTGTGTGGTCCCTCTCTGAGTGTGGACAGTCAGAATGTAGGAACTCCTGTTATTATGTGCCGCAGTCCAACAG AATTCAAGAATAGGAATTCCCCCAGATCCAATCTGAAGTTCCGCTTCGACAAGCTGAGCAACACAACAGCT CAGGGGCACTAA
- the rap1gap2b gene encoding rap1 GTPase-activating protein 2b isoform X5, which yields MPRRPWKQELLTINNVPLADCPPSPPRTAPPAMKTAQFFDSLEKMEQVSEVDEMRPGPQRVKDDYIPYPSIEQVLQQGAPYPQVILPQFGGYWIEDPEASAITPNTWENSCNYEEDGEGTNPGGEFGYRLESNYAIRAYRKHFLGREHLNFYCTASNHGNLILSLRQEETKDQEYLHIILRTPSKTIYDRISLAGLTELPSVPQLAKLLCEDIVGLRFSPVLYPRGSQLIVSYDEHEVNNTFKFGVIYQKFGQTSEEELFGNSEETPAFTEFLQVLGDCIELQDFKGFRGGLDVCHGQTGSQSVYTVFRGQELMFHVSTKLPYTEGDTQQLQRKRHIGNDIVAAVFQEEATPFVPDMIASNFLHAYILVQVENPCTDSTTYKVSVTARDDVPQFGPPLPNPPVFKKGPEFREFLLTKLINAELACYRSDRFAKLEERTRTALLDNLHNELHKQTQAMLGHAVSSEEERMENGGHGGILESIKRAMRVRSHSMDTMVGSQKHSRSSAGGGVPTSLSGAGLTHSSAECNKISSPVSSTTKSPLKSPVKRRSGLFPRLHTSMDGQSDRSTRSVLCDQRSLDSGHLSQEVRSETSSNPSSPEICLSKDRPSLKLKECSGRPVISRSSSSTSSFSSAAGDTDTLEEGDPNNLQVSPTFSPVCGPSLSVDSQNVGTPVIMCRSPTEFKNRNSPRSNLKFRFDKLSNTTAQGH from the exons GAAGCAAGAGCTGCTGACTATCAACAATGTGCCTCTGGCAGACTGCCCACCTTCTCCCCCAAGAACCGCCCCACCCGCCATGAAG ACTGCACAGTTCTTTGATTCACTAGAAAAGATGGAG CAGGTGTCAGAGGTGGATGAGATGAGGCCAGGCCCACAGAGAGTGAAG GATGATTATATTCCATATCCAAGTATAGAACAG GTACTGCAGCAAGGTGCACCATATCCTCAGGTGATCCTTCCACAGTTTGGGGGTTACTGGATAGAAGACCCTGAAGCCTCGGCCATCACCCCAAACACATGGGAGAACAGTTGCAATTATGAGGAGGATGGAGAAGGAACGAATCCAGGTGGCGAATTTGGATACCGGCTGGAAAGTAACTACGCCATACGAGCCTACCGCAAGCACTTTCTGGGCAGA GAACACCTCAACTTCTACTGCACAGCCAGTAACCATGGCAACCTCATACTGTCCCTCCGCCAAGAGGAGACAAAGGATCAGGAGTATCTGCACATCATACTGAG GACACCATCAAAGACTATTTATGACAGGATTTCTCTCGCAGGTCTGACCGAGCTACCCAGTGTCCCTCAGTTAGCCAAG TTGCTTTGTGAAGATATTGTTGGCCTGAGATTCAGTCCTGTGTTGTACCCAAGG GGTTCTCAGTTGATAGTGAGCTATGATGAGCATGAGGTTAACAACACGTTCAAGTTTGGTGTCATCTACCAGAAGTTTGGTCAG ACTTCAGAAGAGGAACTGTTTGGAAACAGTGAGGAAACGCCAGCCTTCACAGAGTTTCTCCAAGTGCTGGGAGACTGTATAGAGCTGCAGGATTTTAAAGG GTTCCGAGGTGGTCTAGATGTCTGTCATGGGCAGACAGGTTCTCAGTCTGTTTACACCGTTTTCAGAGGACAGGAGTTGATGTTCCATGTCTCTACCAAGCTGCCCTACACAGAAGGAGACACACAACAG CTTCAAAGAAAGAGACACATAGGAAATGACATTGTGGCAGCAGTTTTCCAAGAGGAGGCCACACCATTTGTTCCTGACATGATCGCCTCAAACTTCCTCCATGCCTACATCCTGGTTCAAGTGGAGAATCCTTGTACAGACAGCACTACCTACAAG GTGTCTGTCACAGCGCGAGATGATGTGCCACAGTTTGGCCCTCCCCTCCCAAATCCACCAGTCTTCAAAAAG GGTCCAGAATTTCGAGAGTTTCTGCTGACCAAGCTGATCAATGCTGAGCTGGCCTGCTACCGGTCAGACCGATTTGCCAAGCTTGAG GAGAGGACGCGAACAGCATTGCTGGATAACCTTCATAATGAATTGCACAAACAGACTCAGGCCATGCTGGGTCATGCAGTGAGCAGTGAGGAGGAGCGCATGGAGAATGGTGGACATGGAGGAATACTGGAGTCTATCAAG CGGGCAATGCGTGTGCGCAGTCACTCCATGGACACGATGGTGGGCTCTCAAAAACACAGCCGCTCCTCCGCAGGGGGAGGAGTGCCCACCAGTCTAAGTGGAGCGGGCCTCACCCATAGCAGTGCTGAGTGCAATAAAATCTCG TCCCCAGTATCATCTACCACTAAATCTCCTCTGAAGAGTCCAGTCAAAAGACGCTCTGGTCTTTTCCCCCGACTTCACACCAGCATGGATGGGCAGTCCGATCGCTCAACACGAAG TGTGCTGTGTGATCAGAGGAGTCTGGACAGCGGGCATCTCTCGCAGGAGGTCAGGTCAGAGACATCCTCAAACCCGAGCTCTCCAGAGATCTGCTTGAGTAAAGATAG GCCATCTCTGAAACTGAAGGAGTGTAGTGGAAGGCCAGTTATTTCCCGCTCGTCCTCCAGCACCAGTAGCttcagcagcgctgctggagatACAGACACACTAGAGGAAGGAGACCCT aaTAATCTCCAAGTTTCTCCAACGTTCTCACCTGTGTGTGGTCCCTCTCTGAGTGTGGACAGTCAGAATGTAGGAACTCCTGTTATTATGTGCCGCAGTCCAACAG AATTCAAGAATAGGAATTCCCCCAGATCCAATCTGAAGTTCCGCTTCGACAAGCTGAGCAACACAACAGCT CAGGGGCACTAA
- the rap1gap2b gene encoding rap1 GTPase-activating protein 2b isoform X4, with translation MLRRKRSVSFGGFGWIDKSTVTALRNRKQELLTINNVPLADCPPSPPRTAPPAMKTAQFFDSLEKMEQVSEVDEMRPGPQRVKDDYIPYPSIEQVLQQGAPYPQVILPQFGGYWIEDPEASAITPNTWENSCNYEEDGEGTNPGGEFGYRLESNYAIRAYRKHFLGREHLNFYCTASNHGNLILSLRQEETKDQEYLHIILRTPSKTIYDRISLAGLTELPSVPQLAKLLCEDIVGLRFSPVLYPRGSQLIVSYDEHEVNNTFKFGVIYQKFGQTSEEELFGNSEETPAFTEFLQVLGDCIELQDFKGFRGGLDVCHGQTGSQSVYTVFRGQELMFHVSTKLPYTEGDTQQLQRKRHIGNDIVAAVFQEEATPFVPDMIASNFLHAYILVQVENPCTDSTTYKVSVTARDDVPQFGPPLPNPPVFKKGPEFREFLLTKLINAELACYRSDRFAKLEERTRTALLDNLHNELHKQTQAMLGHAVSSEEERMENGGHGGILESIKRAMRVRSHSMDTMVGSQKHSRSSAGGGVPTSLSGAGLTHSSAECNKISSPVSSTTKSPLKSPVKRRSGLFPRLHTSMDGQSDRSTRSVLCDQRSLDSGHLSQEVRSETSSNPSSPEICLSKDRPSLKLKECSGRPVISRSSSSTSSFSSAAGDTDTLEEGDPNNLQVSPTFSPVCGPSLSVDSQNVGTPVIMCRSPTEFKNRNSPRSNLKFRFDKLSNTTAQGH, from the exons GAAGCAAGAGCTGCTGACTATCAACAATGTGCCTCTGGCAGACTGCCCACCTTCTCCCCCAAGAACCGCCCCACCCGCCATGAAG ACTGCACAGTTCTTTGATTCACTAGAAAAGATGGAG CAGGTGTCAGAGGTGGATGAGATGAGGCCAGGCCCACAGAGAGTGAAG GATGATTATATTCCATATCCAAGTATAGAACAG GTACTGCAGCAAGGTGCACCATATCCTCAGGTGATCCTTCCACAGTTTGGGGGTTACTGGATAGAAGACCCTGAAGCCTCGGCCATCACCCCAAACACATGGGAGAACAGTTGCAATTATGAGGAGGATGGAGAAGGAACGAATCCAGGTGGCGAATTTGGATACCGGCTGGAAAGTAACTACGCCATACGAGCCTACCGCAAGCACTTTCTGGGCAGA GAACACCTCAACTTCTACTGCACAGCCAGTAACCATGGCAACCTCATACTGTCCCTCCGCCAAGAGGAGACAAAGGATCAGGAGTATCTGCACATCATACTGAG GACACCATCAAAGACTATTTATGACAGGATTTCTCTCGCAGGTCTGACCGAGCTACCCAGTGTCCCTCAGTTAGCCAAG TTGCTTTGTGAAGATATTGTTGGCCTGAGATTCAGTCCTGTGTTGTACCCAAGG GGTTCTCAGTTGATAGTGAGCTATGATGAGCATGAGGTTAACAACACGTTCAAGTTTGGTGTCATCTACCAGAAGTTTGGTCAG ACTTCAGAAGAGGAACTGTTTGGAAACAGTGAGGAAACGCCAGCCTTCACAGAGTTTCTCCAAGTGCTGGGAGACTGTATAGAGCTGCAGGATTTTAAAGG GTTCCGAGGTGGTCTAGATGTCTGTCATGGGCAGACAGGTTCTCAGTCTGTTTACACCGTTTTCAGAGGACAGGAGTTGATGTTCCATGTCTCTACCAAGCTGCCCTACACAGAAGGAGACACACAACAG CTTCAAAGAAAGAGACACATAGGAAATGACATTGTGGCAGCAGTTTTCCAAGAGGAGGCCACACCATTTGTTCCTGACATGATCGCCTCAAACTTCCTCCATGCCTACATCCTGGTTCAAGTGGAGAATCCTTGTACAGACAGCACTACCTACAAG GTGTCTGTCACAGCGCGAGATGATGTGCCACAGTTTGGCCCTCCCCTCCCAAATCCACCAGTCTTCAAAAAG GGTCCAGAATTTCGAGAGTTTCTGCTGACCAAGCTGATCAATGCTGAGCTGGCCTGCTACCGGTCAGACCGATTTGCCAAGCTTGAG GAGAGGACGCGAACAGCATTGCTGGATAACCTTCATAATGAATTGCACAAACAGACTCAGGCCATGCTGGGTCATGCAGTGAGCAGTGAGGAGGAGCGCATGGAGAATGGTGGACATGGAGGAATACTGGAGTCTATCAAG CGGGCAATGCGTGTGCGCAGTCACTCCATGGACACGATGGTGGGCTCTCAAAAACACAGCCGCTCCTCCGCAGGGGGAGGAGTGCCCACCAGTCTAAGTGGAGCGGGCCTCACCCATAGCAGTGCTGAGTGCAATAAAATCTCG TCCCCAGTATCATCTACCACTAAATCTCCTCTGAAGAGTCCAGTCAAAAGACGCTCTGGTCTTTTCCCCCGACTTCACACCAGCATGGATGGGCAGTCCGATCGCTCAACACGAAG TGTGCTGTGTGATCAGAGGAGTCTGGACAGCGGGCATCTCTCGCAGGAGGTCAGGTCAGAGACATCCTCAAACCCGAGCTCTCCAGAGATCTGCTTGAGTAAAGATAG GCCATCTCTGAAACTGAAGGAGTGTAGTGGAAGGCCAGTTATTTCCCGCTCGTCCTCCAGCACCAGTAGCttcagcagcgctgctggagatACAGACACACTAGAGGAAGGAGACCCT aaTAATCTCCAAGTTTCTCCAACGTTCTCACCTGTGTGTGGTCCCTCTCTGAGTGTGGACAGTCAGAATGTAGGAACTCCTGTTATTATGTGCCGCAGTCCAACAG AATTCAAGAATAGGAATTCCCCCAGATCCAATCTGAAGTTCCGCTTCGACAAGCTGAGCAACACAACAGCT CAGGGGCACTAA